GTGCCATTGTAGTACACTTTAAGGATGATTGTATGGGAAAAGATTTTTTCTACAGGCCCGAATTACACCTGATTGCAACACTGTTAAAGAAAAGTGCCTATGGCCTGCATTTCACCGGCGGCATAGCAGATATCACGCAAAGCCTGGTGGCGATACACCAGGAGGTCGTTGCGTTTCAGCGAATGGTGATGCTGCTGGAGCTGCTGCAAAAAATGGCGACCAGCTCCCAATACCTGCTGCTCGACGAACAATCGGCCTACCTTTCTATGGCTTCCGGTGAAAAGGAGCGATTAAGCAATGTAATAGGTTATATAGTAGATAATTTTCAGCATAAAATTTCATTGGATATGGCCGCACAAACGGCCAACATGACGCCCAATGCATTTTGCAGGTATTTCAAAAAGGTGAATCGCAAAACATTTATGGAAGCCGTGAATGATTACAGGATCGACTACGCCAAAAAGCAGCTGTTATCAACGAGCAAGAGCATCACTGAAATCGGCTTTGAGAGCGGATTTAACGACATCTCCAATTTTCACAGGGCTTTTAAGCAACGTTTAAAAACGTCGCCCTTCAGCTATAGAAATCAATTCAGGTCCATACAGTAATTTTAAAACGGGCTGCGACTGATTTTCTTAGAGGATCAGCGGGTTAAGTTCCGAAGCTGCCGGCTCGCCTGGTTCCAGCCCCTGCAGCCAACGGTTCCTGTCATTTTCCTGGTGTTTATTCTGCGGCGATGTTACGGATGCCCCATCGGCAAAATAGATGATCGTCATCACTTCCCTGGTTACCTCACCTTTATTACCGGGCGCAGCGTGCAGGGTCCATCCGTAGTGCCAGGTAGCATCTCCAGCATGCATATATTCCGGCCGGCTGATGGCAAACCCTCTGTCATTGATAAAATGCTCCAGAATGGCGTCCGACTCATCAGATATAGGTATATTTTCCACAAAGCCCTCCTTATGCGACCCGGACGCAAAGGTCAACATACCCATATCAACGGAGATGTTTATCAACGGCATCCACATCGTTACCGTGTTATTGGTATTCAGCGGCCAGTAATACTGATCCTGGTGCCAGGGAGTTGCTCCTCCGCCGGACTCCTTATAC
The genomic region above belongs to Chitinophaga sp. 180180018-3 and contains:
- a CDS encoding AraC family transcriptional regulator, with amino-acid sequence MKATFESITAPVDQSFFVRKFEEKQFPAPYHFHPEYELTLILNGTGKRYVGNHAGDYTSGDMVLLGPNLPHCWKTDISAAEEMSRAIVVHFKDDCMGKDFFYRPELHLIATLLKKSAYGLHFTGGIADITQSLVAIHQEVVAFQRMVMLLELLQKMATSSQYLLLDEQSAYLSMASGEKERLSNVIGYIVDNFQHKISLDMAAQTANMTPNAFCRYFKKVNRKTFMEAVNDYRIDYAKKQLLSTSKSITEIGFESGFNDISNFHRAFKQRLKTSPFSYRNQFRSIQ
- a CDS encoding phytanoyl-CoA dioxygenase family protein → MMANLNDTITITESQIEAFRNNGHVLTRHLLSADEVAGYRDVINAAAYRYNTETRPLAERDTYGRAFLQIMNLWEVDAAVRQFTLAKRFAHVAATLLGVENVRIYHDQALYKESGGGATPWHQDQYYWPLNTNNTVTMWMPLINISVDMGMLTFASGSHKEGFVENIPISDESDAILEHFINDRGFAISRPEYMHAGDATWHYGWTLHAAPGNKGEVTREVMTIIYFADGASVTSPQNKHQENDRNRWLQGLEPGEPAASELNPLIL